A stretch of the Vigna radiata var. radiata cultivar VC1973A chromosome 7, Vradiata_ver6, whole genome shotgun sequence genome encodes the following:
- the LOC111242010 gene encoding uncharacterized protein LOC111242010 codes for MPERRIAFIFQNKKLKNLSWLPFFYISSYKENSLRSFIHTATYIFFCFLSCTKVHNIIKSYSQKIITITATVITSAMQLGSSISNTIKFLHNTLENFKSCFSPGYQKLPKTPPQNHFLGMDNNNPSYKDLEKFYSDFTKQWDSGKEKGRQRSKKKGKEVALNNARHDEQKMNDETEKREQCEKKKNDSSLNSMKGRRGNGNYCMVEKKLREMEMLEMSDVDYVLDIEEVLHYYSRITCPMYLEIVDKFFMEMYSEFNGGLVVTPRTRSSES; via the coding sequence ATGCCAGAAAGGagaattgcattcatatttcaaaacaaaaagctGAAGAACCTTTCATGGCTCCCCTTCTTCTATATATCATCTTATAAAGAAAATTCACTCAGATCATTCATTCACACAGctacatatattttcttctgtTTCCTTTCATGCACCAAAGTACACAACATCATCAAATCTTACTCACAAAAAATCATTACTATAACTGCCACTGTCATCACGTCAGCAATGCAGCTAGGAAGCTCCATTTCCAACACCATCAAGTTCTTGCACAACACTCTTGAGAACTTCAAGTCTTGTTTCTCTCCCGGATACCAGAAGCTTCCCAAGACACCTCCACAAAATCATTTCTTGGGCATGGACAATAACAACCCATCTTACAAAGACTTAGAAAAGTTCTACAGTGACTTCACCAAGCAATGGGATTCAGGAAAGGAGAAGGGCAGGCAAAGAAGCAAGAAAAAAGGCAAAGAGGTTGCGTTGAACAATGCAAGGCATGATGAACAGAAGATGAATGATGAGACTGAGAAAAGAGAGCAAtgtgagaagaaaaagaacgaTTCATCGTTGAATTCGATGAAGGGTAGGAGGGGAAATGGAAATTATTGCATGGTGGAAAAGAAGCTTAGAGAAATGGAGATGTTGGAGATGAGTGATGTGGATTATGTACTTGACATCGAGGAGGTTCTTCATTACTATTCTAGAATCACTTGTCCCATGTATCTTGAAATTGTGGATAAATTCTTCATGGAAATGTACTCTGAGTTCAATGGTGGTCTTGTTGTTACACCTCGTACTCGTAGTAGTGAGTCTTAG
- the LOC106767767 gene encoding transcription repressor OFP8 — protein MENQTGLKLRISRMFRSSFGSCRTRHIADVMEKAVFAPPTSIDPPSPKTTPFAPTCRSKTINDTCILSFDDSHSLSRRKISHFSSPFLWANTTTATSNNLKLNLGVMSCPPTSPKLSLNTIQDHDFIFHDKNNTSSSTKNVNTKKKKKKKRRAQKRRDFFPFNSCSKDTNFGGYWWYSSDEDDETDTLFSSKSLSSDSSRSRRRGRKSDRSSDMGVLPLHGKVKDTFAVVKRSSDPYSDFRTSMLEMIVEKQIFSPADLENLLQCFLSLNSYHHHKIIVQVFTEIWEALFSDWF, from the coding sequence ATGGAAAACCAAACCGGTCTCAAGCTCAGAATCTCTCGCATGTTCAGATCCTCCTTCGGTTCCTGTCGAACAAGACACATAGCCGATGTGATGGAAAAAGCAGTTTTTGCACCACCCACCTCCATTGACCCACCTTCTCCCAAAACCACACCCTTTGCTCCCACTTGTAGGTCCAAAACAATCAATGACACTTGCATACTCTCTTTTGACGATTCTCATTCTCTCTCTAGACGCAAAATCTCACATTTTTCATCACCTTTTCTCTGGGCCAACACCACCACTGCCACCTCCAACAACCTCAAGCTTAACCTCGGTGTCATGTCGTGTCCCCCTACTTCTCCCAAACTTTCCCTTAACACAATCCAAGACCACGATTTCATTTTCCACGACAAAAACAACACTTCATCTTCTACAAAAAACGTTAAtaccaagaaaaagaagaagaagaagagacgtGCCCAGAAGAGAAGGGACTTTTTCCCTTTCAATTCATGCTCCAAAGACACCAACTTTGGTGGCTACTGGTGGTACAGCAGCGACGAAGACGATGAAACTGACACCCTTTTCTCCTCCAAGAGCCTCTCCTCCGACTCCTCCAGGTCCCGGCGCCGTGGCCGGAAAAGTGACCGGAGCTCCGACATGGGTGTTCTGCCGCTGCACGGGAAGGTGAAGGACACGTTCGCGGTGGTGAAGCGCTCGAGCGATCCTTACAGTGATTTCAGGACTTCGATGCTGGAGATGATCGTGGAGAAGCAGATATTTTCGCCAGCGGATTTGGAGAATCTCTTGCAGTGTTTTCTGTCTCTGAATTCGTATCATCATCATAAGATCATTGTCCAAGTCTTCACCGAGATTTGGGAGGCTTTGTTCTCTGACTGGTTTTGA